ttttctgAGAAATTAAGAATATTTCTCGGatacttgcaaaaaataaataaataaataaataaagaataaagaatatttCTCAGATATAATTGCAAACAAAGCTTAAAGTGTATGAATCCAAGATCACTTTAGATGGTGACATGGCAAAAATAGCATTTTATTGCAGGAACATGAAGAAAGTGTATGAATCCAAGATCACTTTAGATGCTTGTGTTGTTGTcgagtatatagcattactccactTATCCATAATTCCACCAATATCAAAATATGCTGATATATATGACACTGTCAATTCACCCTTCAATTagatattgttaaaaaaaaaataattgttaggGGTAAATAAATTCTctatatttggctcatattacaaatttaatagatcagcCATTAGGTTTCTGAggttcaccattgacttatgtaggGTCCACATaagtttataaatttaatagttgatttgtaagatgagattgactaaatatgagaaaaatattgacccctagcatatatatatatatatatatatatatataatagtgaATTAGTAATGTCTGCTAGCATAATGAGATACTagtgtagtatatagcattactctttttaatATGACTAACAAAGCATGTGATATATGTCCTTataacatgtaatttttatgtacattttaaaaatgcatgtgatttgacaagttttaaaaatacattttagaattACATATTCTAATTATGAATGTCAATataatagattgaattgaaaaaatttattccgaaaactttttcctttttcttgaggggtatttataatttaattaaatggttcaaAAAGTTCATAATTCTAAAAACACTATAATTGCCTTTGGTCCAACACACATTCATTACAACGCCCAACAACTATGAATTTCTTTACCATGTGTGTCTAAAACGATAATTAAATTCAAGATGATGGgtgaaaaggaaaggaagagaaaaaaatataacaatatattatttaagAAACGATAAGGTTTTACatctatctttttgttttttttctcattattttaattagttggaaagataaaaattaatccTCAACTAGCTCTGCCTTGTCACCAGGATTATAAGGATCAGGGCAAAGTAAATGTGCATTAACGAAGACTTTTCTCCTATAACAACTAATTATGCAAGTTCTTTGTCAAATTTGCTAATTATTTCTCCATTGATGACTCACTTTGGTCCCAAATTCTATGTTATTTGTTGCCGGGGACCGATTGATATTTTTCGCTCTCCGATACTTGTTCAGGGAATATGGCTCAAGTCCAATTCCCATTGTAACGAGAAAACGTGTTTCAATTTCAACGAGTTCAATTCTAAGTGAATTATATAAATTCCCTATCGTGTTTGTGACATATATATGTCTAAGACCAATAACTATGactaaaaaaaaacccaaaacctataATATATGACAACATGCCACGTCAGTGTAGAGATTAATCTCAACATGTTCACCTCGGTCTATTATACTATTTTCTTCACTCTTATGATTTAGGACCGTGATACACAGCACGCTGGCGTGCGTGGCACGtcagtgtaaaaaaaaaattatttatttatttttaattaaaaaaaataaaaaattacactgGCGTGCCATGCACGCCAACGTGCTATTTAGCTTCACCCTATGATTTAAGTTTCAGGACTTCAACACCAAGAGAAATCAATATACATATAACAACAATTCAATATGTTTAAGTGTTGacaattcctctctctctctctcttcaacaAAATCATAATTATGTTATAAGAAATTCTTATTTCATAAGACCTCGCCAAGCCATATTAAACCAAGCCGAGCCATTaaataataagacaaaatacttattttgtctttaaaatttattgttaTATCAAAACAGTCCTTGAAGTAAGCTATTTGTCCACGATGGAAATTACGTTTTtatctcattattattttattttgttgatgtaataatgtcaattaatttttgaatttttttaataaaagttgatcAAATGACTTATTGACACTGCCACATCAgtaaaataagataataatgataaaaacgtaatttataacattactctttagaCAAATAGCTTACTCCAACGatcaatttgatatatattttgagaaaaagcaCATATTACATCATTATCATACTATGCTGATGTGGCATTATCAAATTACCTTTATATCAACtattataagaagaaaaaaataatattggtaAATTGGCAACACCACGTCAGTATTACGAGATAATGATGTGGTATATAACATAACTCATATATTTTTGATGGGAACAACTAGATATTATactttttattcaattttgctGAGGTGACACTAGCAAcctgtcatttttaaaaataaaaaaaaaaattcaaaaaaaattcaaaaactaattgATAGTGCTAGAcaaatttataacatataatattactcattttttaataagatttgaattaaataaataatttttcttaaataatatatatataggattaagAATTTGGTATATTGGTACTTTGGTAGGTTGGGTTTAGTGGGTAGGAAAAGTAGAGATtgaaataggaaaaagaaataagCAACACGACGGCGAGTGGGGTACGTTTGGAGTCCATAAAGAAGTAAACGACGTTAAAAAACATTATTCAATATAAATATGAACATACCGTCGAATAAAGACATGCTTTCCCGTGCCCTCTCAGTTCAGCCGCCACGGAAAAGGTTGCTTTTACTTACGTGAGCTATGATGAAGCTTCTCCTTTCACCTTCCAGAAGATGAAAACTGTAGAACAAGAATAAATGCATACTTTTCTATGACAAATGATAGGGCAGGGAATGAGGTCCGAACTTgggattaaaagaaaaaaataaatcagtTCTCATTAAGAAAGACTAGTGAAAAttttcaagggttttttttaataatataattgtattttcaagAGGTTATTCATCTTAATATTACTCTCACATAAACACACTTAACTGTAAAATTTGAATAACTTCATGGTcatcacgactttaaaacgTGTTGTGTCAAGAAATGTGTCTTCAGACTATATGAGACGCCACATGTtagcttagaaaaataaatataattttgtttctaatgaaaaatgaataagtCGTGCCTTGTGAGAAGAGAGGAGAATCCAAAGATGTGATTTGAACTTCATGATATATGATCCTCGCTTGAGTGTGGTACCTAATTGGAAGAACACATCAACGACTTTGAATAATTGCTGAAAGTGAAATGAAATCTTTCTAGTGGATCTCTCACCATTAACTCCTTAAATCTAACGGGACTGCTtgatcattttttgttttcattctttCATTCTTGATCTTGTCTTAATCATTGGTTTGGCATCGGCTGGCTGCTAGCGTGAGAACCTCCAATACTTAAGTCAGTAAATTTGTTGAAGTAACATAATTGAGAGCGAGAGAGACTCTTATataattgagaaatgctagacatCTCAAAACTTATTCTCAAAAGttggtttccaaatgatgtgtcacaatctcatAAGTTCACTATCCCATAAGTTAGTGAtacactttccaaaataataaatctcattagATTGTGACAAAtcctttgagaaaaaaaaaaaattaaaatgtgtaACACTCgtatataatttgaaaatgataactaccttttattttattttagattctTTGTTTAATTGCCATATGATGGACTTGTAATTGAGGAGCCCAATTGAGTTTCTCTCTAGTCCCATCCAAATCTGAAATCTCCCCGCTTGAGTTGAGGTGGACCCTGCCCTAGGAAGTAGGGTCTTTTATCCTTTTCAAGTGCCTATGGACACGAACAAAAATGAGTGCCCCTTACTTGACGGATCAGGAGAGGCAAATAGGTACTTTTGGGCGACCATAATATACCCTTCTGGACACGTCTACTGTCCTTGTCAATTGGTACTCTAAAGTTGCTTCTAGGGTTACTCTACAACTTGAGAGCCAAGTAGATGCCCTATCCTTTTCCCACTCATTTAAGTTCCATTGCTTCATGGTGGGCTGGACCAGTTTTTGGTCAAATTCCACCGTCTAGGGCTTTGCTTTTGCGATTTTGACAAGGTTTCCTTCTCACCATCTCTAAGGAAGTTGGTTTAGACGGGCCATTTGACTAAGGCCCATTTGATttgtgaaataaatttttagattaGATTAGCTAACATTATGTATAACtaatcttttgtttggtaacactatTCCTGAGAATAATCTATTTATATGGGACTACTAATCCTATAAACACAGAGTTAACTAAGCCAGCTAATCATTTCTTATGGGATTgaattaatcatataaattgccacaaaaaacctcacttgtgggattaaatttcgttctatctctctgattcttttatatttcgttctctctctctctctttctctatctctctgtttctcttttctctatCTCTATACcgtttttctctgattttcatCTCTTCATCTCtccgtttatttattttttatttttttgacggATAAACAGAATctgcaaggtttttataaaatacaaatatataatctgttttttgatttcttttaattctctgtacattctccaactatatttttttgatttcaagattgaatttgattttgtctttttccaactgtatattttttatatataaataattttgtagcataattgcaaaaaaaaaaaaaaaaaaaaaagagagaaaaaaagaatgaaagtccttaataatataaattgtatttgtattataagggtattttagaaaatttgatcacaatatgattccatttACCAACATAGTACATTGTATCAAACGAAAGAATATGATTAGCTAATTTATTCTACACTCTTCTATTCGTAatagtagctaatcatttttcaatggactaAACATTGCGTGAACCAAACGAGACCTAAATTGTAAGcgctaaaattataatttaatggGCTTAATCGTAGAGTTTCATTTgctaaatgagtaatgttatattcTACTAGATTGATGTGATAGtacttatcaatttttaattatttatttacctatttttttaacaaaagctaaTCAAAAAGTTATGGGTATTGTGCCCTAGGCTCCGAGCCCGATAAAATAGAGGTGTGGCATTTAAAGAGATTCATTTTATCTATATCAAGAAAAACTTAATTTGTACATATTaacttgttaaaatattaattaaatatttaaattcatgATATCATAGCAAGATTCTCAATTTAACTTTAACTTCACAACTTgtttctcatttaaattaaaatatttcacattttcGGATTCTTTTAGCTAGATGGTGAAAGTAGGGCATTCATAATTGGTGAGTTAAAAAACAAGCAAATTACATAAAATCGTCATGAGAACGGGTCAAATATAGAAATCAGAAAAGATCCAAGGGCTTCTTACAAACATTCAGTTGCCATGGCCATTCGAATTTTTTGACCGTTGGGGCCCGTTGTAGACAGGGTAACGGTTATGATTCAAAACACCACCCTCACCCCTTCCCCACcccccgaaaaaaaaaaaaaccttccaGACCGTTACCCACACATTGCATCAAATCCCaaaccccaaaacaaaaagCACAGAAAAAACAGAGCGAACCCCACCGATCGATGGGCTGCGTTTCGTCAAAGCTCGTCAGGAAAGACCTGAAGAGAGAAATCACTTTCAACAATGGCGGCGAGTGCGTGAACCACGTGGTCTCTCTCACGTCAAGCACCTACGGGGCTCTCAACTTGGACAGCCAGCAACCCACCAAAGATTGTGTGGGAGCAGAGAGTAGGAGATTACAGAGATCTCCTCCTCGCGAGGAGCCAGAGGTTATCAATGCTTGGGAACTCATGGAGGATCTTGAAGAAGGAATGCCCATTTCGAATCAAGCCAAGAAGAGCCCCAAGCCGCGGGCTTTTCTACGTGGGTTTTCCGGTTTCGATGCGAGGAGTCCGATGAAGTTCTCGAATCAGAGTGGGTCTCCCAAGAAAGCAAAGAGATTTGCTGGGAAAGAGAATAAGGGTCGGGTTAATCTTTTCGGGCGTGCCGATTATAGCCCGAAAGCAGTTCTGAAAGCCAAGATTTGTTCGGAGAACTCGTGTAAGGCGGTGTTGAATCTAAGTTATCCGGTGAAAGGGTCTCCAATAAGAGCAAAAAGAGAGAGTCCTGGGAGAGATTTGGATTTTTCGTCGCGAAGAAAGAGCTTTAGTCCCCTGTTTGATCCAGAGCTTCTTGCTTCTTATGAGAAAGAATTGTCTGAAGAGGAAGAACAAATCAAGATGATGGTTTCCCCCACACCGAAAGCCCGAAGAGCGAGGAAGTCGAGGGAATTGGAGGCTATTCTTGATTCTTTCGAGAGAAAGTGCCCACCTGGCGGTGAAAATGCGGTTGTGATTTACACAACAACATTACGAGGAATCCGGAAGACCTTTGAGGACTGCAACAAGGTCCGGTCGATAATCGAATCACATTGTATCCACGTGTTCGAGCGAGATGTATCCATGGATTCGGGATTCAAAGAGGAGCTGAGAAGACTAATGGGGACAAAGGAGGTGAAAGTTCCTCTTGTTTTCGTGAAGGGAAGGTTGATTGGCGGAGGAGATGAGTTGGTGAAGTTGGAAGAGGAGGGGAAACTAAGCATTTTGTTTGATGGGATTCCGAGGGCTCTCGGCGGGTGTGAAGGTTGCGCTGGGGTGAGGTTTGTGATGTGCATGGACTGCAATGGAAGCTGTAAGGTCTTGGATTCCGAGCAGAAGAAGATGGTGAGGTGTGGTGAGTGCAACGAGAATGGGTTGATTCAGTGCCCTGTTTGTTGTTAATTTAAGTCGAGAATCATATTCTTGGATTTTGATTTGGGTATTTCTTTAGGCTGCTAGCCTTGCTTTGTTTGAAGACTAGACACAAAAGATTAGCTTGAAGATGTTGTTTCTTTATGTGGGAAAAATGGGGGTTCTAAAGTGGGTTTTAGGCCCTCCTGTATGCTGAAGTTTTcattttgcttgattttattaCTGGACACTTGTTTTCTTAATCTACTGATCTAATTCactattgttatatatatatatataatatatatgcatttaGGTGTTTGAAATCATTAAGTCTGAGTTCCTGCACTGATTTTCAGCATTTGGTAAGTTATTAGTGTTACCAATTTCACTAGAAGAGCTTTATAAATTTCTTACTGGAAGAATtcagaaaacataaattattgtGCATTGCACTTCAAAATCATCTCTCCATCCAGATACTAGACTTCTAGAATAGAATGGATTAAGTTTATCTCTAACTCAGTCTCTTAAATGGATATGTGTTTTTAGGGCATGAGATTCTTAATTGTTAGATTTAGACAATAATGATCCTCTCATTCTTCATAGTATGTGTAAATCAAAGTATTGAGAATGAAACTCACACCTCCATTGTTTAAAGATGAGCCCTCTATTGGATGCCTCTGTTCATTGATGGTTGTAAACCAAGAGCTAAGAGATAagaaagagaagatgaacaatagaagtaaagaagaaaaagagaagttgGAGAGAAGAAGTTCAAGGAGGGAAGAAGACAACAAAACCatgttaataatattattgatcaaAAGCTGACTAATATAATAGAAACTAGGTTGAAGTTGACTAGGgattaaaccctaaccctaatcctAATCCTAACACTAGCCCAATAAAGTCCCTGCAtcaaaaactttgtccaaacagaattattcaaaccaaaaagaataaaacagATCAAAAGATCCTATCCACAACAAAGTAATTTCCCAATAAGCTTAAACAACATTTACAAAAATTGGGCTGTTAACAAAATGACTTTGACCATCACTCCAAGTAATACCCCCATAGCCATATCCTGTAACCTTGGAAGGCACAAAATCGACTTTGAAATTCAACTTGTTAGAATACGAAAAATCAAGAGTATCAGGCACCACTGTAACTCTGACCCATGGAGGAGATTCAATGGAAACTCTGTAAACTTTGGGATCTTCGCTGTTCCCTACAAAGGTGAGGGTGCGATAAACTGACACTGGTCCGGCCATATAACCAATCCCAATTGAAGGGTAATTGAGATTGTAAGCAGCAACTGgcggatatttgcatgctaccTGCTTCCCAAACATGTTTTGCAGTTGAATCTCGTTCAAGTTTTGGGAGCAAAGAAAATCAATCAGGTTGTCGTTATCAAAGTCATATACTAAGCCTGGATCAAGTGTTGAGTCAGGATTCAGATGTCCTGATCCAAAGTCCATTGGTGTTGCATCATATCCATTTGATGACTTGATTGCCTGCTCAGTATTATCTTTCATTAAAGCTGtttcaaaattataaaaccCATGTGAGACTTAATCAAgctagaaaaaggaaaagagctTAGAAGGTGTTTGAGTATGAACGTGTGAGAATAGAAAGATTGAGTCCTACGTTGAAAAAATGTCGCAAGTGTGAGCGATTGCGAAAGCATAGTTAGGCCTAAACCCTTAGGCTTAGGTTGAATGGTACCTCAACATACTATATTATAAGATATATAGTAGAATGGTGCAGGCACGGACAAGGGTCCCTAAAGTATGCAAATATCTAAGGcatgaaaaatgtaaaaagattGAATCCTATAATGGAAAGATGTCAACTAACTCTCTAATGTGTTAATTAAgctagaaaaaggaaaagagctCAGAAGGTGTTGAGTATGCACGTGTAAATGTAGAAAGATTGAATCCTGCATTGGAAAGATGTGGCAACTTACTACTAAAAGTGTCAACTGTACCTAGGAcatgaaaaagtaagaaagaaaTATTACTAACCCGTTGTCATTATTGCTGATTTAATTGCAGCAGGACTCCAGTTTCTATGAACGGATTTTAGGGTTGCTGCAACACCAGAGGCATGAGGACAAGCCATAGATGTACCAGAATCCATTTTGTAGATAATGGCATCAACACCTTCATTTTCTGAAGGTGGCCAAGCTGCCAAAATATTAACTCCTGGTGCTGTAATGTCAGGCTGCAAACATGATTTAAACAAATAAGTATCTTACTGCAATAAAAATCGCATCTCATACTCGTTTTTATAGGTTTAAGCTATTGGGACAATAGTACTTAGTGAGAGATTGAACTCAcatgtgttaaaatattaattaaataattaaatttactatttttatttatttattttttttttataaagaaagagagaaggcgTACCTTAATGATGTCACTAGTTAATGAATTAGGTCCTTTTGAAGAGAAGCTAGCCATCTGGGGATTAGATTTTGTGTTAACCTTATCCCTGTTAGAAAAAATGCTTGCGACCGTCTGCCTGCAAATATCACAAATCTTGTCAGATTACATATTCTTAGAATCTGACTGACGCTACAATTTCACATACAAACTTTTAgctacattttttaaaatcgcacattTTGAAACGACAAATTAAACGAAAAAATAAGCACAAAATGAAGACAGGAGGATTTAGGCATCTAATACTCACATTGTGCTACGCATGTACATGTCAAGTCTGCTGGCTTCATCTTCATTGGTTATTATGGAGGTAGGGATATCAAATTTGTATATCAAAGTATCTGCTGCACCAATAGCTACGAGGACCATACCAACACCTCCTTGCTCTTTTACTACTGTTGATTTGTCTCCTGCATTATCACTCAATGATTGTAATCTGCACACCACAATCTTTCCTCCAACAACACTTGGGTTCAGTGTACCTCTGTTGCAGTAGCTataacaaaggaaaaagaacaaagaaaagcaATTAATCATCGAGAAATATCTCTGAATTAAGTGATATGTAAGAGAATTGTACG
Above is a genomic segment from Corylus avellana chromosome ca9, CavTom2PMs-1.0 containing:
- the LOC132161635 gene encoding uncharacterized protein At5g39865, which produces MGCVSSKLVRKDLKREITFNNGGECVNHVVSLTSSTYGALNLDSQQPTKDCVGAESRRLQRSPPREEPEVINAWELMEDLEEGMPISNQAKKSPKPRAFLRGFSGFDARSPMKFSNQSGSPKKAKRFAGKENKGRVNLFGRADYSPKAVLKAKICSENSCKAVLNLSYPVKGSPIRAKRESPGRDLDFSSRRKSFSPLFDPELLASYEKELSEEEEQIKMMVSPTPKARRARKSRELEAILDSFERKCPPGGENAVVIYTTTLRGIRKTFEDCNKVRSIIESHCIHVFERDVSMDSGFKEELRRLMGTKEVKVPLVFVKGRLIGGGDELVKLEEEGKLSILFDGIPRALGGCEGCAGVRFVMCMDCNGSCKVLDSEQKKMVRCGECNENGLIQCPVCC